A region from the Caloramator mitchellensis genome encodes:
- a CDS encoding (deoxy)nucleoside triphosphate pyrophosphohydrolase produces the protein MKEVTAAIIIEDDKVLIAKRKDGNIKGKWEFPGGKVEKGESYEDCLIREIKEELNIEIEIIKHYQTNIHTYDNGVIKLIAFIAKAETFDFVLSVHDEIKWVDASELLNFDLAPADIPIAEQLIKDINNNIL, from the coding sequence ATGAAGGAAGTTACTGCAGCGATAATAATTGAGGATGATAAAGTACTTATAGCAAAACGAAAGGATGGTAATATTAAAGGTAAGTGGGAATTTCCAGGTGGTAAGGTTGAAAAAGGAGAATCCTATGAAGACTGCCTTATTAGAGAAATTAAAGAAGAGTTAAACATAGAGATTGAAATAATAAAACATTATCAAACAAATATTCATACATATGATAATGGCGTAATTAAACTTATAGCTTTTATAGCAAAGGCAGAAACATTTGATTTTGTTTTATCTGTTCATGACGAGATTAAATGGGTCGATGCTAGTGAACTTTTAAATTTTGATTTAGCTCCGGCTGATATACCTATCGCTGAACAGCTGATAAAGGATATTAATAATAACATTTTGTAA